The Arachis ipaensis cultivar K30076 chromosome B07, Araip1.1, whole genome shotgun sequence genome includes a window with the following:
- the LOC107610007 gene encoding probable serine/threonine-protein kinase PIX13 (The sequence of the model RefSeq protein was modified relative to this genomic sequence to represent the inferred CDS: added 18 bases not found in genome assembly): MGNCFRKPSNNKINEHHATNSNHNNNKPPAESRKEKGVMNNKVTPNLRIFTLDELKTATRNFRPDTMLGEGGFGRVFKGWIDQNTLKPSKVGVGIPVAVKKSNPDSLQGLQEWQSEVKFLGKFSHPNLVKLVGYCWEENQFLLVYEYMQKGSLENHLFRSPEPLSWDIRVKIAIGAARGLDFLHTSEKSVIYRDFKSSNILLDGDYNAKLSDFGLAKLGPVNGRSHVTTRVMGTYGYAAPEYMATGHLYVKSDVYGFGVVLLEMLTGLIALDTNRPSGQQNLVEWVKPSLYEKRKLKKRMDPNLSEQYPKKAAFEIAQLILQCLEEDPKNRPSMEQVLQTLEKVQSIRYKPKVKKESGIIHHQQRHHSPPSNKS; encoded by the exons ATGGGAAATTGTTTCCGGAAGCCGAGTAATAACAAGATTAATGAGCATCATGCTACTAATTccaatcataataataataaaccacCTGCAG AAAGTAGGAAGGAGAAGGGAGTGATGAATAATAAGGTGACGCCGAATCTGAGAATATTTACATTGGATGAGCTGAAAACTGCGACAAGGAATTTCAGACCGGACACTATGTTAGGTGAGGGTGGTTTTGGTCGCGTCTTTAAAGGATGGATTGACCAAAATACCCTCAAGCCTTCCAAAGTCGGAGTTGGAATTCCGGTTGCCGTTAAGAAGTCTAACCCCGACAGCCTCCAAGGCCTCCAAGAATGGCAG AGTGAGGTGAAATTCTTGGGGAAGTTTTCTCATCCAAACCTGGTTAAACTAGTTGGCTATTGTTGGGAGGAGAATCAATTCTTGCTAGTATACGAATACATGCAAAAGGGCAGTTTGGAAAACCACCTCTTCAGAA GCCCAGAACCGCTTTCATGGGATATAAGGGTGAAGATAGCCATTGGAGCTGCGAGAGGCTTGGATTTCTTACATACGTCAGAGAAATCTGTAATCTATAGAGACTTCAAGTCCTCTAATATTCTTCTTGATggg GATTACAACGCAAAGCTGTCGGACTTTGGATTGGCAAAGCTTGGCCCAGTTAACGGCAGATCCCATGTAACCACACGTGTCATGGGAACCTACGGTTATGCCGCCCCTGAGTATATGGCAACAG GTCATTTGTACGTGAAAAGTGATGTATATGGATTTGGCGTAGTCCTACTAGAAATGTTAACAGGCCTAATTGCTTTGGACACAAATAGGCCGTCAGGTCAACAGAATTTAGTAGAGTGGGTTAAGCCCTCCCTTTACgagaaaaggaaattaaagaagagaATGGATCCAAATTTGAGTGAACAATATCCCAAAAAAGCTGCTTTTGAGATAGCACAGCTTATATTACAATGCTTGGAAGAAGATCCAAAGAACCGACCATCCATGGAACAAGTCTTACAAACATTAGAGAAGGTACAAAGCATAAGATATAAACCCAAAGTGAAGAAAGAGAGTGGCATAATCCATCATCAACAACGTCATCACTCTCCT